A single genomic interval of Solimonas sp. K1W22B-7 harbors:
- the recJ gene encoding single-stranded-DNA-specific exonuclease RecJ: protein MLIRSRPTAESGGFPDSLHPVLRRIYAARGVEAAQLSLELKHLLPPAGLRGIGAAAELLADAIEAGEGIVIAGDYDADGATGTALGVLGLRALGAAEVFYVVPDRFRMGYGLSPELAEMAAATGAGVLVTVDNGIASLAGVSHAQELGMSVVVTDHHLPGPELPLADAIVNPNQPGCTFASKAMAGVGVMFYLLLALRAELRGRGAFEGGTEPNLSEWLDLVALGTVADLARLDYNNRILVENGLRRIRAGRARPGLLALLKLAGRESNRVGSIDLGFALGPRINAAGRLDDIRTGIDCLLAETEEEAQALAAQLDRFNRERRELQTQMNEEALVLSEDSTAVGVVLFDEDWHEGIVGLVASKIKERRHRPAIAFARAQEAGVLKGSARSIDGLHVRDALAAIDARHPGLIGRFGGHAMAAGLSLPEANLTAFSDAFDAICREWLSEAQLQRVLETDGELHAEDLQIDTARLLEHAGPWGQGFPEPMFEGRFEVLDARLIGAEGQHAKYRLRSAAGGAPLTAVDFHGGERLQSPRGKLQAVFTLAVNRWQGAESLDLRIEHLQAV, encoded by the coding sequence CTGCTGATCCGCTCCCGTCCCACCGCCGAATCCGGCGGCTTCCCCGACTCGCTGCACCCGGTGCTGCGCCGCATCTACGCGGCGCGCGGCGTCGAGGCGGCGCAGCTGTCGCTGGAACTCAAGCACCTGCTGCCGCCGGCCGGCCTGCGCGGCATCGGGGCGGCGGCGGAACTGCTGGCCGATGCGATCGAGGCGGGCGAGGGCATCGTCATCGCCGGTGACTACGACGCCGACGGCGCCACCGGCACCGCGCTGGGCGTGCTGGGCCTGCGCGCGCTGGGTGCAGCGGAAGTCTTCTACGTGGTGCCCGACCGCTTCCGCATGGGCTACGGCCTGTCGCCGGAGCTGGCGGAAATGGCGGCCGCGACCGGCGCCGGCGTGCTGGTGACGGTGGACAATGGCATTGCCAGCCTCGCCGGCGTGAGCCATGCGCAGGAACTGGGCATGAGCGTGGTGGTCACCGACCATCACCTGCCGGGCCCCGAACTGCCCTTGGCCGATGCCATCGTCAATCCCAACCAGCCGGGCTGTACGTTCGCCTCAAAGGCGATGGCCGGCGTCGGCGTGATGTTCTACCTGCTGCTGGCCCTGCGCGCCGAGCTGCGCGGCCGCGGCGCCTTCGAGGGCGGCACCGAGCCCAACCTGTCGGAGTGGCTGGACCTGGTCGCGCTCGGCACCGTCGCCGACCTTGCGCGCCTGGACTACAACAACCGCATCCTGGTGGAGAACGGCCTGCGCCGCATCCGCGCTGGGCGTGCGCGGCCGGGCCTGCTGGCGCTGCTGAAGCTGGCGGGGCGCGAGAGCAACCGCGTCGGTTCCATCGACCTCGGCTTCGCCCTGGGCCCGCGCATCAACGCCGCCGGCCGCCTCGACGACATCCGCACCGGCATCGACTGCCTGCTGGCGGAGACCGAGGAAGAGGCGCAGGCGCTGGCCGCGCAGCTCGACCGCTTCAACCGCGAGCGCCGCGAACTGCAGACCCAGATGAACGAAGAAGCGCTGGTGCTGAGTGAGGACAGCACTGCGGTCGGCGTGGTGCTGTTCGACGAGGACTGGCACGAGGGCATCGTTGGCCTGGTTGCTTCCAAGATCAAGGAGCGCCGCCACCGGCCCGCCATCGCCTTTGCGCGCGCGCAGGAAGCCGGCGTGCTGAAGGGCTCCGCGCGTTCCATCGACGGTCTGCACGTGCGCGACGCGCTGGCGGCGATCGACGCGCGTCACCCCGGCCTGATCGGCCGCTTCGGCGGCCACGCCATGGCCGCGGGCCTGAGCCTGCCGGAAGCGAACCTCACGGCGTTCTCCGACGCCTTCGATGCGATCTGCCGCGAGTGGCTCAGCGAGGCGCAGCTGCAGCGCGTGCTGGAGACCGACGGCGAGCTGCATGCCGAAGACCTGCAGATCGACACCGCGCGCCTGCTGGAACACGCTGGCCCCTGGGGCCAGGGCTTCCCGGAGCCGATGTTCGAGGGGCGCTTCGAGGTACTGGACGCGCGCCTGATCGGCGCCGAGGGCCAGCACGCCAAGTACCGCCTGCGCAGCGCCGCCGGCGGCGCGCCGCTGACCGCGGTGGACTTCCACGGCGGCGAGCGCCTGCAGTCACCGCGCGGCAAGCTGCAGGCGGTGTTCACGCTGGCGGTGAACCGCTGGCAGGGCGCGGAGTCGCTGGATCTGCGGATCGAACATCTGCAGGCGGTTTGA